CATACTTCTCACCCTTCCGAGCCCCTGTAGCCCAACTCATGGTTCCAACACCATCTCGCTTGCCATCCTTCCAATTACCGGTATAGGTGCTTCCATCCGCATAGGTGTAGGTGCCCTCCCCATCCATCTTGCCATCCTTCCATTGGCCTGCATACTTCTCACCCTTTCTAACCCCTGTAGCCCAACTCATGGTTCCAATGCCGTCACGCTTGCCGTCCTTCCAATTACCGGTATAGGTGCTTCCATCCGCATAGGTATAAGTTCCCTCTCCATCCATCCTACCATCCTTCCATTGGCCTGCATACTTCTCACCCTTCCTATCCCCTGTAGCCCAGGTCATGGTTCCAACGCCGTCACGCTTGCCATCCTTCCAATTACCGGTATAGGTGCTTCCATCCGCATAGGTGTAGGTACCCTCCCCATCCATCTTGCCATCTTTCCATTGGCCTACATATCTCTCACCCTTCCTATCCCCTGTAGCCCAAGTCAAGGTTCCAACACCATCACGCTTGCCACCCTTCCAATTACCGGTATAGGTGCTTCCATCCGCGTAGGTGTAGGTGCCCTCCCCTTCAATTATATCATCCGTCCATTCTCCCGTATATTTATCACCCTTCTTATCTCCACTAGCCCAGGTCATCACCCCCTGTCCATGTCTCTTGCCATCCTTCCATTGACCAGTATATTCGCTCTTATCTGGATAAATATATGTCCCATAACCATTATCACAATCCCCATTCACACATCCATACTTTTGTACTTCATCCTTTGCTTTTAGTCTTGTTTTACTAATATCGCCACTTTTTTTAGTAGCTGGCTGATCCCCTTTGGTATCAAATCCTTTACAGCTAATTTGTGGAATTGACAAAATAAGCAGGGATATTACAGATGCACCAAGCCATCCTTGGATTCTTTTCTTTCCAGAGCGAAAGGAATCAGGAAATAATTCGTATAAGGTTAATATTAAATAATTTCGAGGAGGAGATATAATTCTTTTAATAATATTTATTAACATTTTTTTCTCCATAAAATAAGAGATATTCAATTATGTACGATGAGGAGTGTAGAATGTCAATGTAAAATAGATGACTAAATAATAAAAGTAGAATTCAGTTAGAATGGAAAAATCATAATATCCAATTAAAATGAGATTATCAGTTTTGTGGCGTATTCAAGAAACTGATTGGATGAGTCTCCCAATCGAAATGGAAAATACTCGACATTGATTAAAAACTTTAGTATCATTTTGATCATAATAATAATCAAATGTACTGAATAAACCGATTTTACTCCATCCCTATAATTGTAAATATCGAGAATAAAATTACGAGAAATATAAGATTACTAAATAATAGGGATTTCAATAATTAGGGAGAATGATGTAAAAATTGAGAATAGTTTTTTATTTGACAAAAAGGCAACATTAAAATAAGAGTGAACAAACTAAAAAGATGTTAACATTTTCACTCACTGAAAATATGATGATTCTTATCCATATGTATCCATAATTTACTGAGGTGAATAGTTTATTTAGGTTCATTGAAGTATGCAATACATTGTTAGCAGTATGCACAGTATTTTTATTGAATTAGGAAAGTAAAATGAGTAATATACAAACAACATTTTCATTAAAAGCTAGTCAAATTGAAAAGAAGTGGTATCTTGTAAATGCTGAAGGAAAGGTCTTGGGTAGGCTTGCTACTGAAATAGCGAGAGTACTTAGGGGAAAGCATAAACCCTTATTTACACCCCACCTAGATACGGGTGACAATATTATAGTAATAAATGCTGAAAAGGTAATTTTAACAGGAAGCAAATCTGAAGATAAATCTTACTTCAGGCATTCTGGTTATCCTGGTGGAGAAAAATTTGTTAATATAAAAAAGATAATGAATGAACAACCAGAGTTTGCTATTGAGCACGCAGTAAAGGGCATGTTACCTAAAAATAGAATAGGGCGAAGCATATTCAAAAATCTTAAGGTTTACAAGGGATCGGATCATCCTCATGAAGCTCAAAAACCTGAAGAGATTAATTTATAATACTAATAATTGTCCAATATACAGGGCCTATGAAAAGAAGGGATAGACCCTAGAACTTTAATGATGGTAGAGCCGATAAGAAATTTATCCTTTACCTATAGACAAGACGATTTAAAAATCCTATTAGGAGTTAATGAAGTGACTGAGAAAATGTATTATGCAACTGGAAGAAGAAAATCAGCTGTTGCGAGAGTATGGCTAAAACCTGGATCAGGGGAAATTATTATCAATAAAAAGCCGGTATCAAAATATTTTAGACGACAAACCCTTGGATTAATAGTCAGGCAACCCCTTGAGACACTTGGGAAGGTTGAATCTTACGATATCATATCAAGTGTAGTTGGAGGTGGGTGGTCTGGTCAAGCAGGCGCTGTTAAGCTTGGAATAGCAAGATGTCTCGTTCAAGCAGAGGAGAAGAACAGAAAAATACTCCGAGATGCAGGTTTTCTTACACGAGACTCCAGAATGGTAGAGAGGAAAAAATACGGAAGGAAGAAAGCCAGGAAAAGCTTTCAATTCTCAAAACGTTGAGATTCTTTTCAAATATTTAGATTAAAAGAGAGGTTTTTCCATCTGTTGGATTATCCTCTTTTTTTATATAACCGAATCCCTAAACCTAAAACGAAATTCAAGCGGTTGAAGCCTTTATAAATATTTATAAGATTAAGAAAAAGCTCAACCATTGTAGAGATCATCAAAATTAATCTTTCGACAATCCATTGAAATCAAGAACACAGGGTGTGAAATCGGATATCTTGATATGTAAATTGTTGCGATAACCCTCTGGATCACCTCCTAATTGAAATGGGGCGCTCTGTTCTATTTCTATTATTATATCCCTTACTAAAAAGTCATAAAGCTTTCTATGTTCCCATTTCCCAAGCCATATAGACCTTAATTGTGAAAGCATTTTAAGCGCATTTACATTGGTTATTCGTAAGTTCATATAACCGGATTTAGCCCTGGCAAAAGGCATTACCTTCAACTTATATCCAAAATCACTGGTAGTTCCGAAAATAACTGTATCCACTGACCCCTGGTAAATAACGTCTCCTCTTTTCAAAGGGATTTCCCTTATCCCTTTGGAATAGCTCGCAGAATAAACAGGCGAATTTGAATCATTGATTATTCGAACATTGAGTTTAAATCCCTTAAACAAAATATGTGGAATTGATTTGAAAAGTGTTGCTGCGAAGTAACCAGCTAAAGTGTTGCTAATCTTCCATAAAATGCCTTTGGTAAAACGATTCTTTAGTTTAAGATAGTCATTGAGGATCAAAGCATCTATACCAAAACCACCGAAATGGAACATTCTTCCCTCTGCCTCTATCATGTTAAATGTTTCATAAGTTAGCTCCTCGAAAGCTAAGGGTTGTATCTTCCAGATTGGTTTAACACCCTTAGGCACACCCAATAAACCGGCCCATGCATTGCCTGTCCCGAGTTTTAAGATGCCAAACTTTGGCATCTCATAATCTCCCCCAGCTTTGTTACACGCTTCAACCTTTAAGTGTATCTGTTCAATTATACGCATTGCTGTTCCATCCCCTCCGCCGCACAGAATAAGGGAGTATCCCTTCTCTATAATCTCATCCAAGCACTGGTCTGACTGCTCAATTGTATGTGTTACATAAATATCATCCACATCCACATGCCTATGAAAGAGTTCCAGAACGCTGTCATTAACCTTGCGTGCATTCATATTTAATATAACCGCAAAAGTTTTAATATTTGACCTCCATGAAGCGATAAAAAATTATAAATAGGGATAATAATAGAATTGTTATGATTCTGTCAAACTGAAATATTAAATCTTTGAATTACTTATATTATTTTCTAATAATTATCATAATGCAAAAAGATATAAAAAATCACTCCTGTTATAGGTATAATGCTTTATAGATGAATAGATCAAGATAATAAGAAATACATTAATAGGTCATAGAATAGCTAAGGGCTATCCTGGGAATAAATTATAATATAGAATTCAATTGAAGAAAGATATTTCTTTAGCCTACAAAAAACTAATTGTAGGTTGACACAAAAACCTGTATCAGAAAACATGCTCATGATGATTAGAACTGTATAGTATAAAGAATAGACAAATACTGACGAATTTGCATCCTCTCCGGTCTGTTTAATTTAATCCTCATTTAATCATAAATTAGTTATAAGTGAAATACAGTATTATAATTACATGTCGACCAAGGAGTCTTATTAATTAACTATGAACAGAAAAAAATTATATTCAAAACATACAATGTTAAAAGATCTCCTTATCATAATGAAAAAGATCGCACTATCATCAATTAACATATTCCTCATAACAGCAATTGGGATTGCGGATGAAGGGTCTGGACGAACTTTTATCACTGCTGATGAGATAAAGAAGATGAATGTACGGAACTTTTATGATCTATTAAATCAGGTTCCAGGCATTGTTGCAGATGTATCCACTGTATCGATACGCGGCTCAAAGAAGGTGAAGGTACTTCTTGATGGTCGCTCCATAAATGATCCAGTCTCTGATGATGTTAAGTGGAGTCAAGTCTCTATAAACAACGTGGAAAGGGTTGAGATTTACAAAGGCGGGGGTAGTGTTGAGTATGGTGGAGACTCCAGCGGTGGGGTTATATTGATCACTACAAAAAAGACAAAAAAATGGAGTGGGAATATTGAATCCTATGGTGGAAATCTATGTACTCAGTGTTACAGTACGGATTTACAGACAAATATCAATAACTTTATCGCAGGCGTTTCAGTTGGATATCACCGTACAGATGGCTTTCGTACAAATGATGATAGAGAAAAAAAGAGAGCAGGGATTAAGCTATCCTATGAATTGCAAAAGGATATTAAATTTTCTCCTTCATTTGATTATTATAATGAGAAAAGAGGTCTGGCTGGGGTTGTTGGACAACCTACACCTGAATACCGTAAGTATTATGAAACCAATTCAGGCACTTTGATTTCAAAAATTAAAAAGATAAAGAGCAGAACATGTATTATTGATGTTGTGGAAAAGAACAAAAATCCCGATGTTCCAATTGAAGTAAGGTTGCATCCAATAACTTTTGATCAAGAAATTACTTCACAGTTCGCCATTAATGAACTTGGTAAACTGAGCATGGGTACTGGCATTCAGTATGCAGAGGTTGATGTAACGAAAGGTCTACCAGATGGAGAGGAAGAAGAGATGCATATAGATAGGAAATCCTGGATTTTTGCAACATATGATTATCAGTTCAAGGATTTTCCTCTATCTTTATATTCAGGGGTAAGGGGCATCTATTATTCCAGATTCCCAAATGCTATCAATCCTGAGATTCAACTTAGGTATGGAAGGGAGAAGAATGGTATCATTGTTGGATTCAACATGACAGATAATTCTCCAACCTTTAAACAGAGATATAATCAAACAACTGTAACCATGCCAAATCCGGATCTTAATAAGGAAAGGGCAATAAACAATAGTATAACCCTATTCTCCCATCAAATAGAATCCATAACTGTAAATATAGCTCCATTTTATAATATTGTATATAAAATTATTGTTTTAAACTCTTTTTATGATGGTGGGCAAAGATTTTTAAAATATGAAAACGTAGACAAGGCTATACTGAATGGAGTTGACACCTCCATAGACTGGAGACCTGCACAAACCTTTTGTCTTAATCTATGTTATATCTATCTTAGAGCAAAAGATGATAGTACCAATAATAACCTGCCTGGAAAATCGAGGCATGAAGTAAAAATAAAATCTATAATACAGCCCTTTAATATTGTATCAATTGCCATTACAAGCTCCTATATCTCAAAGCAATACAGCAATATTAGCAATAGTAAATCAGTTGCTGGTTATTATCTTACTACATGCAGGACTGACCTCAAACTAAATAACCTTAAGGCCTTTGCTGAGGTAAAAAACATTTTTGATGAAGAGTATATATTATACTATGGTTATCCAGAATCGCCTAGAACATGGATCGCTGGACTACAATATGAATTCTGAATCAACTTAATGTAATAATATTAAATAACAGAAACCTCATATTCTAAAGGTACTAATCCACATTATCCTATTGATATAACTCATTTGATTAAACTCATCACTGTATCACCGCTAAGGTTCGATATGCTGGAAATGGAGCTGTAATCTATTTCAGAAAGGGCAGTTTCAATATTCCTTCTAATAGCCTCAACCTCTGAATCAGCTAAATTTGAGGCAAGTATATTCTCCACCTCTATCTGCAACCTCTTTAGTTTGGAAATATCTAAATCTATTAGATCATCTATTTCATTTATCTTTAGATTTAGATCGCCTTCCAAATCGCTATCCTCTACAAATTTATACAAAACCTTTTCATCTTCAAACCTTACACCATTTAGAATACCATTCTGATTGTCGAATCCTTCAGCCCTGTCCTCCTTTAGCTGAAAGATGCCATCCTTTATGATCTGATTGCGCGTGAGTGATGATTGGATTGCCTTCAACTCATCCTGCATTAAAATAAGCCTGGAATTTATCTTTTTTCTAATCTCTATAGAGTCTGACTTTAACTCCTTACCCTTTTTCCCGACAGATTGTTCATCCGTCTGTATCTTACTATTCATCCTCTTGGCAGTGCTAATGATCCCATCTACAGATACCTTCATCTAGACACCATCCATTGCGTAAATTTTTAAAATAATGAAAAAAATTATCCCATCTCAATTTTAAGCTATCCATTTTAATGAACACCTGCACAAAGGAGACTCAAGCTCTTGTAAGAACAGAATATAAGAATCCCTTGTTAATATGCAAAATCACATTATCAAGCTATC
The sequence above is drawn from the Spirochaetota bacterium genome and encodes:
- the rplM gene encoding 50S ribosomal protein L13 — its product is MSNIQTTFSLKASQIEKKWYLVNAEGKVLGRLATEIARVLRGKHKPLFTPHLDTGDNIIVINAEKVILTGSKSEDKSYFRHSGYPGGEKFVNIKKIMNEQPEFAIEHAVKGMLPKNRIGRSIFKNLKVYKGSDHPHEAQKPEEINL
- the rpsI gene encoding 30S ribosomal protein S9, coding for MYYATGRRKSAVARVWLKPGSGEIIINKKPVSKYFRRQTLGLIVRQPLETLGKVESYDIISSVVGGGWSGQAGAVKLGIARCLVQAEEKNRKILRDAGFLTRDSRMVERKKYGRKKARKSFQFSKR
- a CDS encoding diacylglycerol kinase family protein gives rise to the protein MNARKVNDSVLELFHRHVDVDDIYVTHTIEQSDQCLDEIIEKGYSLILCGGGDGTAMRIIEQIHLKVEACNKAGGDYEMPKFGILKLGTGNAWAGLLGVPKGVKPIWKIQPLAFEELTYETFNMIEAEGRMFHFGGFGIDALILNDYLKLKNRFTKGILWKISNTLAGYFAATLFKSIPHILFKGFKLNVRIINDSNSPVYSASYSKGIREIPLKRGDVIYQGSVDTVIFGTTSDFGYKLKVMPFARAKSGYMNLRITNVNALKMLSQLRSIWLGKWEHRKLYDFLVRDIIIEIEQSAPFQLGGDPEGYRNNLHIKISDFTPCVLDFNGLSKD
- a CDS encoding TonB-dependent receptor → MNRKKLYSKHTMLKDLLIIMKKIALSSINIFLITAIGIADEGSGRTFITADEIKKMNVRNFYDLLNQVPGIVADVSTVSIRGSKKVKVLLDGRSINDPVSDDVKWSQVSINNVERVEIYKGGGSVEYGGDSSGGVILITTKKTKKWSGNIESYGGNLCTQCYSTDLQTNINNFIAGVSVGYHRTDGFRTNDDREKKRAGIKLSYELQKDIKFSPSFDYYNEKRGLAGVVGQPTPEYRKYYETNSGTLISKIKKIKSRTCIIDVVEKNKNPDVPIEVRLHPITFDQEITSQFAINELGKLSMGTGIQYAEVDVTKGLPDGEEEEMHIDRKSWIFATYDYQFKDFPLSLYSGVRGIYYSRFPNAINPEIQLRYGREKNGIIVGFNMTDNSPTFKQRYNQTTVTMPNPDLNKERAINNSITLFSHQIESITVNIAPFYNIVYKIIVLNSFYDGGQRFLKYENVDKAILNGVDTSIDWRPAQTFCLNLCYIYLRAKDDSTNNNLPGKSRHEVKIKSIIQPFNIVSIAITSSYISKQYSNISNSKSVAGYYLTTCRTDLKLNNLKAFAEVKNIFDEEYILYYGYPESPRTWIAGLQYEF